A DNA window from Eremothecium cymbalariae DBVPG#7215 chromosome 3, complete sequence contains the following coding sequences:
- the VPS3 gene encoding CORVET complex subunit VPS3 (similar to Ashbya gossypii AFR341C), translating into MSENESTQNVDSQQQDHDLHFEGKKDSPLDMGDGPFYAYPLIKQLPTDLIYTCFEAYHENIYVGTITGELLHYFELEPFNYVLVSRTKFNTELDDPITKIILLPIVERALIQSKDQLKLYLLPEFAPVPNIKTIEGVTDFTVFEFSETHSAYNVYIAKKDKIFLANISGTAMTRLMSYNFKGVDKIEVKDQYLMTVRDKIYELIDLRGKSRVPLFYVTEGENKLRPIIVKFSETEFLMACGSSQNEQAMALIVNQLGDITKGTVVLEHYPNNVVVELPYIFADFGETGTYIYKIQPNSEIGLIQKIAYRSLAIGVVKLSKSFDIPNSIYRDQVVEKLRLVPLVSVNPEFRMENEKIYMAKIFKETTSLALFDSCGLHLLQLKPEILQFDSFDEGSMKSIASFLRNYVVGSKYQEVEKSYLETMLLLLEMLHCDAITTGLAVRWCEFVEYVDMRLFLYVNGFRIYGDLWINKGLNNLVAEMVKLKLINKFENSISVLRKVYQELKNKYANGIKDAENILLSFDMIFLADDLKHDKEILIDTFNEGSLSTIAEFLELDTRNHSKTLLEIYKKLGSLHQCLDIYRNNGDELDTVRFIFENFKNLQRNREYKEVGLKTDIINILNTDMDDNKQKKVMDFLIKVFELGKIDPKSLIREVSNGHTKVTILEKIGATDATDAAFLLDYYIAQLQECMAENDLWNDLAIMTTSYSQELNYLKPTIAVYLETKLKYDPKFMKFMSLREKIINLSYDKDTTYDKLSAIDISNILILLFFTFEDLKPHISNEDMLKLFLTLNDFVAVESLVSEDNFVFIMHSYLEISTDGSILRKYLERKIKSITNSTILTEIILLIPQDYQFESFFEIIFPIFRKYHQKTTQQEIKKSLLKHNINEIENIIKKLKSAQES; encoded by the coding sequence ATGTCTGAAAATGAATCGACCCAGAATGTGGACAGTCAACAACAAGACCATGATCTTCATTTCGAAGGCAAGAAAGATAGTCCCTTAGATATGGGAGATGGTCCATTTTATGCATATCCATTGATTAAACAACTTCCCACTGAccttatatatacatgtttTGAAGCTTACCATGAGAACATTTATGTTGGAACAATTACAGGTGAATTGCTCcattattttgaattggaacCATTCAATTATGTCCTCGTATCTCGAACCAAATTCAATACCGAACTAGATGATCCGATTACTAAGATTATATTACttccaattgttgaaaGAGCTTTGATTCAGTCAAAGGATCAACTGAAGTTGTATCTATTGCCTGAATTCGCAcctgttccaaatataaAGACTATAGAAGGTGTTACTGACTTCACAGTCTTCGAATTTTCAGAAACCCATAGTGCTTACAATGTCTATATTGCgaagaaggataaaatatttttagCAAATATATCAGGAACTGCTATGACCAGATTAATGAGTTATAATTTTAAAGGTGTGGATAAAATAGAGGTCAAAgatcaatatttgatgaCTGTAAGagataaaatatatgaacTGATTGATTTAAGGGGCAAATCGAGAGTTCCATTATTTTATGTGACAGAGGGAGAGAATAAACTACGTCCAATTATAGTGAAATTTAGTGAAACAGAGTTCTTAATGGCATGCGGTTCTTCTCAAAATGAGCAGGCAATGGCGCTGATTGTGAATCAATTAGGGGATATTACAAAGGGAACTGTTGTACTTGAACATTATCCGAATAACGTTGTTGTGGAATTGCCATACATATTCGCAGATTTTGGTGAAACTGGAACCtatatttacaaaattCAACCCAATTCGGAAATAGGACTAATACAAAAGATAGCCTATCGTTCTTTGGCTATTGGAGTGgtcaaattatcaaaatcatTTGATATACCGAACTCAATTTATAGAGATCAAGTTGTTGAGAAGTTGCGACTGGTCCCATTGGTTTCTGTGAATCCTGAATTTAGAAtggaaaatgaaaaaatataCATGGctaaaatttttaaagaaacaacCTCGTTAGCGCTATTTGATTCGTGTGGATTACATTTATTACAACTGAAGCCGGAAATATTGCAATTTGATAGTTTCGATGAAGGATCTATGAAATCAATCGCCTCGTTTTTGAGAAATTATGTTGTGGGATCAAAGTATCAAGAAGTCGAAAAATCATATCTCGAAACAATGTTACTCTTATTAGAAATGCTTCATTGTGATGCTATAACTACTGGCTTAGCAGTTAGGTGGTgtgaatttgttgaatatgtTGATATGCGATTATTCTTATACGTGAACGGGTTTAGGATCTATGGGGATCTTTGGATTAACAAAGGTCTTAACAACTTAGTGGCTGAAATGGtgaaattaaaattgattaataaatttgaaaattcaattAGCGTACTTAGAAAAGTTTATCAGGAATTAAAGAATAAATATGCGAACGGTATAAAAGACGCTGAAAACATTTTGCTTTCATTCGATATGATATTCTTAGCTGATGATTTAAAACATGATAAAGAAATACTTATCGATACCTTTAATGAAGGTAGTCTATCAACAATCGCAGAGTTTTTGGAGTTAGATACAAGAAACCATTCCAAAACTCTGCTTGAAATTTACAAAAAGCTTGGTTCTTTACATCAATGTTTGGATATATACAGAAATAATGGAGATGAGCTGGATACTGTTCGATTCATATTTGAGAATTTTAAGAACCTTCAGCGAAATAGGGAGTATAAAGAAGTGGGATTGAAAactgatattattaatatactAAATACTGATATGGATGATAACAAACAGAAGAAAGTGATGGACTTTTTAATCAAGGTTTTTGAGTTAGGAAAAATTGATCCTAAATCCTTAATTCGTGAAGTCTCAAACGGGCATACCAAAGTTACAATTCTTGAAAAGATAGGTGCAACTGATGCAACTGATGCCGCCTTTTTATTGGATTATTATATTGCGCAACTTCAAGAGTGTATGGCAGAAAATGATCTATGGAATGATCTTGCAATCATGACTACAAGTTATTCTCAAGAATTAAACTATCTGAAACCGACAATTGCAGTATATTTGGAAACTAAATTGAAGTATGACCCCAAATTTATGAAATTTATGAGTTTAAGGGAAAAGATAATTAATCTATCATATGATAAAGATACCACTTATGACAAGCTTTCGGCCATTGATATCAGTAACATATTgattcttttattttttacaTTCGAAGACTTGAAACCGCATATATCTAATGAGGATATGTtaaaattgtttttaacaTTAAATGATTTTGTAGCCGTCGAATCCCTCGTTTCTGAGGATAATTTCGTATTTATTATGCATTCTTACTTGGAAATCTCAACAGATGGGTCGATATTGCGTAAGTACttggaaagaaagataAAAAGCATAAccaattcaacaattttaaCCGAAATAATTTTACTAATACCTCAGGATTATCAATTTGAATCGTTTTTCGAAATCATATTTCCTATCTTTAGAAAATACCATCAAAAAACAACGCAGCAGGAGATTAAAAAATCGCTATTAAAACATAATATTAATGAGATTGAAAATATCATCAAGAAACTAAAATCAGCTCAAGAGAGTTAG